The stretch of DNA AGTACCATCATTGCTACGTTCGCTCTTGTATTTCCTGCGATCTTTATGGCTGGATTAACCGCGGACCTCCACACACATGGCCTGATCTTAGATCTACCAAGATCGCCAAGCGAGAGTGACCTCTTCGGCCGCTGCCAACAGGTGTTCGGGCACGGGCACTTGAAGAGTTGCTCAGGATGTAGCATCTGGCAAAAGACTGCTTGCGCCCAAATTTCGGTCCACTGCGTTGGAGGCCTCGTATCGAGTACTGGTCAGATACATGTATGCACGAATTTCGGCAACGAATTTCTTGCAGGTATGCACCTTCATATGCGCTACACATTCCTCTACTATTGGACCTGCGACTCGCCAAAGCATGCGGGAAGAATACGGTCGGTGGGCTCATGCTGCCGCCTCGCATGGCTCTGGAATGACGACCGTGTCCGCGTGCGCAAGGATTATGGTCAAGACTGCTGAGACCTAGGCCAAAGTGAATTTTCCATGGCTCTTGAAAGTCGGCATATATTCCTGATCAGTCAACATCTTGACAGTCACACCGCCCGCATCGATGCACGAGAAAGATCAGCGACACGGTCAGGCGGTTCGATAGGACAGCTAGCACCATGATTGATGGAATCCGAGCAGAGGACAGAAGATAACTCCGACGACTCGGGACAGACGCGCATCTGCGACAACGGGACCAATTGGATTCGCGCTGTAGAGACCACCGGTGAGAAGTCCATCAACAAGACACACCGCTCCGCTTTTTCTCTTCGCCTGCCTCTTTAAGCCTGTAGAGTGGCACAGCGCCAAGACTTATCATAAACGAACATACGAAGCGTTACCTCCCAGGACGTGGCTTGGGAAGCAAGTGGGCTCGGACTTACGTGTTTGCTTCTccactatagtaatatatacgGACCACGATGTGACATACGGCGTACGCGCCTAAGAGCTTGGAAATGGCTTAGGGCTTCATGGTCCTCGCTTCAGTGGAAAACGGATGTGGTTGTTATACTGTAATCATGTTGTTCCCGAGTGGTCGCAAATGGCCGAATATCCACCGGCTTCGGGtccgagaagaagcgtcATACGCAGTCATGCATTGGATATTAAAAAGATTAACGGGAGTGGCTATAGTGGCATAGAAACTCCTCTCGGAAGAGTTTGGATCAGAGACACAGGTGAATCGGGCCTTTTGGCGAAAAGTTGCGAACACAGACGCGAGACACGTTGCGATATCGAGTATACAGAGCTCAGACAAGAACATGCTGTGTGTCAGCTAgcagtaataatagtaatagcaaTGCGGAGTAATAATGGAGCATTGTGAGGAGTAGTTACTCTGTCGCGAACCTACGCTTCAACGCGATCGATAGAGGCGACCTTGATGTCCCAGCATTGACCCCTCAGTCGCGAACTCGATGATCACTCTTTGCACATCACTTCATATTGCTCATATCGACGACTACCAACTTATGGGACGAGAATAGCCCTTCCTCTGACCTTACCCGCACTCAGGTCGTCAATAGCCTGCTGGAAATCGGCAAGCTTGTATTGTTGCGTATGCAGCTTCACATTCCCTTGAGCCGCGAGGACCATGAGCTCGGACAGGTCGTTGTAAGAACCCACGAGGTTGCCGATGAAGTTGATCTCAGTCGAGATGATGTCTGAAAAGGTGTACAGATTAGCATCGTCGCAGCCAATTCAAGAACAGCATGTGCACTTACCAATTGTAGGGATATTGATGTTCTCGCCATAGCCGACGACGTAGTAGTTTCCTGCTCGTCGCAGCATCTTAACGCCCGTGGAAGTCGTGCCGCCCTCAGCGACGAAATCAATCACCGCTTCTGCGCCTTTCCCCTTTGTAAGTTCGAGGACCTCTTTTACAAAGCTTCCATCGTCCTTCGCTTGCACGACATGGTCGGCTCCAATGTCCTTGGCCAACGCCAACGCATCTGGATTCCGGTCGATCACTACCAGCGTCGCTCCGCTAATCGCTGCCATAACTTGGATACCAATATGCCCCAAGCCTCCCGCGCCAATGATGACGCAGAATTCTCCTGGCCGCAAGACTTTGGCCGCTTTGGCGGCGGCATGGTAGGCTGTCAAGCCAGCATCAGCAAGAGCCGCGACATCAGCAGGTTGTAACTTTGGATCGAGTTTAATGACGCTTCGAGCGGTGGTCTTGAGGTACTCGGCGTAGCCTCCATCTACATTGATTCCCGGGAATGTCGAGTTCTCGCAATGTACATCGTCGCCGAAGCGGCAAGCTCTGCAGAGACCGCATGTCACGAGAGGATGAAGGATCACTGGGTCGCCGACTTCCAGGCCTGTAACGGAGGAGCCTTTGGCGTGAATTCAGCCTGCATTCTCGTGGCCGATGGTGTAGGGGAGCTGGACGCCGGCCTTCTCTTCCCATTGACCTTCGAGAATGTGGATATCGGTTCTGTCGCGCCGTCGACAGTCAGCCGTTGATGGCACTTTGGAAGCAAAGAATGAATTCCGAATACTTGCCTGCAGACACCGGCAGCTCCAATCTTCACAATCACGTCTAGAGGACTCTCAATCTTGGGTTCAGGAGCTTCTTGCATCTCCAAGTTCTGGTGGTATCCCACCACCTTGACGGCCTTCATATCTGCGACTGAATTGATCACTGGCTGATGGGAGACGTGCTGTATGGCCTACACATCTGGGAAGAACGAGCTCGAATGCTTCCTTTTATTATGAGATGAGATCATCGCCAACCATACTTTCTACAGCTTCAGAGCATGCATGGCGCCGAACACCCCTCACCACGGCGACACGGCTCGTTGCGCAACCCCGCCATTGAGCAAGAGTATAGGCGTTTACCAGTGGTCGAGgcctatagtctaaggctaaagAATTGCAAATTCTTGTGCGCCATATCAAGTGCCAGATGGGCTCCTGAGGATCAAAAGCTCGTAGCAATCTCCACATTTTATCGCTCTCGATCTTACCTGATTTGCAACAGCTTCCTGCTGCAATAAGCCAAGCACAACAGCCAAACTGTCTATACTGCAGCACATATAATGACAAGTGAAGTCGCAAACAGAGTTGAACTCTGACACAACATGCCTGTTCGCATCGGATATTCCGCCGCAAACAACCTCAGACCCTTGGCAAGAGTCAAGTATCACCGAAAGCTACGAAATCAGCCTGATTCTCAAGCGCTTCAATTCGAAACTCTCGAGAGTGAAACGCGCGTGCATTTGAGTATGTGATGAACCGGTTCATCCATTGCTGGCCCGCATTGCTGGTAGGTTTTAAGGTGCTGTACAGATGTTTCGTGAGGCAGATTCAGCATCCTGAAATGGGCAGTACACACTTAGCTGCCTCGTTCCACTTCGTATCGGCGTCATCTCCTGCCTTGCCACAGTTCCATAGCAGCGCCAAGGATACTCGTCCTCCGTCTTTCGCTCTCCTCCAAGGCGCTTCTGATACTCCCAAATCCACCTGGGTTTTGCCCGCTGTCACGTCTCTGTTTCTCCTCTAAtaacttcttctcatcttgCGTGAAGCCTTGCTTCTCCGCTGTCCGCGCCTTCATCAACTTGTCTCGCAATGCCCTCAActcttgctcctcctcatctcgtGCTTCCAACTCTTTCAGCCATGCCTCAtgcctctctttcttttgCTTATCGGCCACGAGCCCATCGAACTCCTTGCGCTTCGCGCGATCTGACTCCCAGTACGCACTTCCGCCGACCATGGCGAGGATTGTGAAGCCTTGGGCGTAGATTCTTCGTCGGAACATTCGGTTTGTGCGGTATTTGTCGCCAGACTTTATTGATCGTGTCCTGTGCCGGGGATCAGAATCGCAATATTTTGAGCCTTCACTACGGTTGACTGTACTCACGCTTCGTATAATGCCCAGCATGTCAAAGCACATCCCAATGGAATCAATGGCTCCTCCTTCAGCCTTCGCTTGAACTTGGCCATGCGCGACTCTTCGTAGAATTCATTGTTTTCGTCAAATgatgatggcggcggcgccgTGTTAATGTTGCCGGGTACCGACATGGCTATGGTGGTCGTGTGCTCTGGTTCTAAACTCGTCCTTCGTTCGATGATGCAACAGTTCTCCAGTGTTCGTGCTCTCTGTGCTCGACGCAACACGGGTCCGACACTGTCGTGAAGGAGTGGGATGAGGGTACGCCCAGCCTCTGCGCTGCTTCTTGTAAGTCGTGAATGAGGCAATGCCGTATTGTCAAGAGCAGTTCGTGGTATCGAAGCACTCCCGAACAGcttccgcagcagcagagttgATGATGCTTCTGTGCATGATTTGGAACTAGGATGGCGCTAGCAGGGATTGCTGCAGCGGGAGTTCCCGCTTCGCCAATGCTCACCGTCGCGCCTGGGCATCAAGAATATGAGTCCACCGCCCTACGAGTGACAACACCACTTCGAACAGACCGAAACTCGCTTTCAAGCGTCTTGTTTCCAGATAGTTTAGAGACCTGTCGCTGCGGACATGGAAGACGCGAACGGGCTGGCCAACGGCGCCAATGGCACTCATACTCCTGACGAGCCTCAGACTCCAACAACTCCTCCCAGACCTAAGCACACAACGTTAGCATTGACAGAATACACTGCCGCTGCATCACCAATCTCTACGACACCCAGAGATCGAGCCCGAGCTATCCTGCCTGAGCATCTACTTTTGCCAAATGGCCATCCAGATGTGAGTAATCTTCATCGATGTGAATCACTGCGTTCTCATCTACCAGGGGGGCCTGAGGGAATAGAGGCTTGATGCAGTGCTAACGtcaatatagtatatccgcCTCATCACAACCGCCAAGGTCTACGATGTCGTTGAACAGACTCCACTCACACACGCTGTCAACATCAGCAATCGACTAGAAACGACCGTTCTTCTCAAGCGAGAAGACTTGCTCCCAGTCTTCTCTTTCAAGCTGCGAGGCGCCTACAATAAAATGGCACATCTCaccaaagaagaga from Cercospora beticola chromosome 1, complete sequence encodes:
- the RCF1 gene encoding Respiratory supercomplex factor 1, mitochondrial (BUSCO:EOG09264J8E) — translated: MSVPGNINTAPPPSSFDENNEFYEESRMAKFKRRLKEEPLIPLGCALTCWALYEATRSIKSGDKYRTNRMFRRRIYAQGFTILAMVGGSAYWESDRAKRKEFDGLVADKQKKERHEAWLKELEARDEEEQELRALRDKLMKARTAEKQGFTQDEKKLLEEKQRRDSGQNPGGFGSIRSALEESERRRTSILGAAMELWQGRR